One window of the Methanomassiliicoccaceae archaeon DOK genome contains the following:
- the ahaC gene encoding ATP synthase A1 subunit C, giving the protein MFNRSGRTGNYAYTVSRVKAKKAQLLKEEDYNKMLQLSVPEISRYISETGYQKEVVDLASRYEGINLVEHATYANMAKVFGSILGSSQGELKTMVAAYLERWDIWNLKVILRGKSYGLDVESIKDDLVPAGSLKMEDLDKLVSLDSNEDLLSNYARMVGIPQHDIVNAFKSTDNGVGEVEDFLDKYYYIRLLSSINPTSRPGRMFQDYVRMEIDAKNLETILKLKAEGVYGEIVMKYMIPGGKEIDKRVATQLANSETIAAVVNDSAQLQFSEFVKPLVEDDRVLIRDVVHEMKKYEIAQAKKFAHMYPLSVVPVIDYMIHKEIEVNNIRTVARGIESGLDKDIIKGLLVI; this is encoded by the coding sequence ATGTTCAACCGCAGCGGAAGAACAGGAAACTACGCGTACACCGTGTCCAGGGTGAAGGCCAAGAAGGCCCAGCTCCTTAAGGAAGAGGACTACAACAAGATGTTGCAGCTGAGCGTCCCCGAGATCTCCCGTTACATCAGTGAGACCGGCTACCAGAAGGAGGTCGTCGATCTCGCCTCGAGGTACGAGGGAATCAACCTCGTGGAGCACGCGACGTATGCCAACATGGCTAAGGTGTTCGGCAGTATCCTTGGGTCATCACAGGGTGAGCTCAAGACGATGGTGGCAGCATATCTCGAGAGATGGGATATCTGGAACCTCAAAGTCATCCTCCGCGGTAAATCCTACGGTCTTGACGTCGAATCCATCAAGGACGACCTCGTCCCTGCTGGAAGTCTCAAGATGGAAGATCTGGATAAGCTGGTCTCCCTCGACTCCAACGAAGACCTGCTCTCGAACTACGCCCGCATGGTCGGTATCCCACAGCATGACATCGTCAATGCTTTCAAGAGCACCGACAACGGCGTCGGAGAGGTTGAGGACTTCCTCGACAAGTACTACTACATCAGGCTACTGTCGAGCATCAACCCCACATCCAGGCCCGGACGTATGTTCCAGGATTATGTCAGGATGGAGATCGATGCGAAGAACCTCGAGACCATCCTCAAGCTGAAGGCTGAGGGGGTCTACGGTGAGATCGTGATGAAGTACATGATCCCCGGAGGCAAAGAGATCGACAAGAGGGTGGCGACACAGCTCGCCAACTCGGAGACTATTGCGGCCGTCGTCAACGATTCGGCCCAGCTGCAGTTCTCGGAATTCGTCAAACCCCTCGTCGAGGACGACAGGGTCCTGATCAGGGACGTCGTCCACGAGATGAAGAAGTACGAGATCGCACAGGCGAAGAAGTTCGCTCACATGTACCCCCTGTCCGTCGTGCCTGTTATCGACTACATGATCCACAAGGAGATTGAGGTCAACAACATCAGGACGGTCGCCCGGGGAATCGAGAGCGGACTGGACAAAGACATCATAAAAG